Part of the Coregonus clupeaformis isolate EN_2021a chromosome 8, ASM2061545v1, whole genome shotgun sequence genome, atgatggcaatttgcatttactccagaatgtcatgaagagtgatcagattaattgcaattaattacaaagtccatctttgccatgaaaatgaacttaatccccaaaaaacatttccactgcatttcagccctgccacaaaaggaccagctgccatcatgtcagtgattctctcgttaacacaggtgagagtgttgacgaggacaaggctggagagcactctgtcatgctgattgagttagaataacagactggaagctttaaaaggagggtggtgcttgaaatcattgttcttcctctgttaaccatggttacctgcaaggaaacacatgccgtcttcattgctttgcacaaaaagggcttcacaggcaaggatattgctgctagtaagattgcacctaaatcaaccatttatcggatcatcaagaacttcaaggagagaggttcaattgttgtgaagaaggcgtcagggtgcccaagaaagtccagcaagcgccaggaccgctCCTAaatttgattcagctgcgggatcggggcaccaccagtgcagagcttgctcaggaatggcagcaggcaggtgtgagtgcatctgcacgcacagtgaggcgaagacttttggaggatggcctggtgtcaagaaggaaagcaaggaagccacttctctccaggaaaaacatcagggacagactgatattctgcaaaaggtacagggattggactgctgaggactggagtaaagtcattttctctgatgaatcctctttccgattgtttggggcatccggaaaacaccttgtccggagaagacaaggtgagcgctaccatcagtcctgtgtcatgccaacagtaaagcatcctgagaccattcatgtgtggggttgcttctcagccaagggagtgggctcactcacaatttgcctaaaaacacagccatgaataaaaaatggaaacaacacatcctccgagagcaacttctcccaaccatccaagaacagtttggtgatgacaaatgccttttccagcatgatggagcaccttgccataaggcaaaagtgataactaagtggctcggggaacaaaacatagacattttgggtccatggccaggaaactccccagaccttaatccctttgagaacttgtggtcgatcctcaagaggcgggtggacaaacaaaaacccacaaattctgacaaactccaagcattgattatgcaagaatgggctgccatcagtcaggatgtggcccagaagttaattgacagcatgccagggctgattgcagaggtcttgaaaaagaagagtctacactgcaaatattgactctttgcataaacttaatgtaattgtcaataaaagcctttgacacttatgaaatgcttgtaattatacttcagtataccatagtaacatctgataaaaatatctcataacactgaagcagcgaactttgtgaagaccaatacttgtgtcattctcaaaacttttgtcCACGACTGTATAAATATATCAATTATAAGAAGGTTCATTGATTTGACATTGACTTGTCCCTTTTCAAAACATATCGTCCACCATTCACTCACCTATCTGATTGGTCTTCTTGCGAATGGCGGCAAACTTCTCCACAATTTTGGCAGACATCAGAGAGACTCTGCAGGCGTCCACCACGTACACTACACAGTGGATCTGATCCTTCAAACTGACATGCTTACGATACCCAGGTACATCTTCACTCAAGGGTGTCATGGGATTAAACTATAAATGACAAACATGGAGGTTGGTTTTTGTTTTGTTAGATTTGATCAATGCTGTATTCTCTCCTCCTACTGCTAGTTTGCATTGTGCCTCCAGCCCAGTCTGCATACCTGGTAGCGGTCCTGAACATGACCTTTGTAAATGCTGACTATGTCCTCCATGTCCAAGCCAGCTCCTGATGCCTCCTCCATTCCCATGGTGTCACACAGGATCAGGGGTATAGGCTCACCACTCTTCCCCGACTTGATGGTGAAGGTACGGAACTAGGGAAAGATAAGACAGTCAGCACGCACCTGGGTGGTTGGCAATAGTGGTGTATGGGTAAAATCACCGGGGAAGCCAAGTCAGGAAAAAAAAGCCATAAttcaacctatgtgttgtgataattgcattgtttgctctataacctgttagttcatatgtcttgacaccgtgatatatatGCCTAAGgcagacaataagaagacacagtggcagaataaattcatcactttgtttcatcacaaaactggagaacaacatctgtctggtgaagtccacaaaacatattgcatgtaacaaacagttacatgatcTAGAGCATGGTTAAGTaagttaatgtttccaacatttttggactactaaacaactattgatttagaaccatggagagttaccgcaagtcgcaaagaaaacaggcgcCACCTCCACTATTCCATCACCATTTTAACTTCAACATaatctaatcacctatgcttagtctaacaCAGTGACaattaaaagataccaaaaaagatttagtccaatcaacataagctaaatatgatgtggctgtccatcgTAGcctactgatttctgtgtgtgtgcgtgcaagtagaaaaaacatgttgactcaccctacttgcaGAGAAATGGCagtgccatcctcctctttcatgttgcctaaacggtatatgactctgtcatacagtacacacgtttggtttttgttgtcctaggctaccaggctaaaatgcttgctcgctagcctaacttcctttcatgggcaacaatgtgccaggccagctagttaacatcaTTAGCCTACTACAGCTaggtacatattgaacttccatcctctcaggccaatgtatgaatttatggttggatcagaatcgccgttataatcattggccagtagggagaattaagtaaaaccacaagtccaaatccctatctccatccatggctaatttaggaaagggacgattttagctagctctgatgctttctctggtgggatacattcagcctcttgcgaattgaaggacatttatgaaacacagagactaAATATTAATTtgtatgtttgtttgttgtttttttcattCGTCAATTTTTTGGacaagcctggcttcccttggcatccattaaTACACGCCAATGGCACTGGACCAACACACACATTCACGATCAACACATACATTAGATGTGGTACCTGGTCAAACTGACATAAGAAAGCACCCACCcatgcacacacccacaaacggagacgcacacacacacacacagtacctggGTGGTCAGGCTGGTGCCTGCGCTGCCACAGATGGCCTGACTGGTCATGTTTCCTCTGAAGACAGAGTTGACAGAGTTGAAGAAGCTGGACTTGCCAGCCCCAACAGGACCCACGAGGAGAACCCGGACCTGACTCACTGACTTGACATCAGACTTATAGTTCTGGATTTTCTCCTTCAACTGCCGTTTCCTCCTGGAAAGTCAGGAAGGTGCAGGGATAGTTAAGCacaatgtaatgtgtgtgtgtgtgtttacagttatGCTTAAAGTCAGCATTACATACTCAGCGGTCCACTGCATGTTTCTCCAAGGCTTCGTCAAACGACCTCCCACGTCTGGATGGGGAGAAATGAGTTTTATTTATCTTTTTTAAAAGGTaggattatttatttaattgttttgtaatttcagaaaatgtccataatatatctgcggtaatagtggaatgataCTGTTTCACAGAGAGATGTGTTTGGAATGCAGCCTAGTGCTAGGTGAATTGCAACAGCACTAGGCTTCATTCAAAACAAATCTCCCCCTTCCCCGCATCCCATTTCCCGTAACATTGCATAGACTCGCGCTTGAGCCTTTTACCTtcggttttggtccaccagctttAAACAGCTCTAAAAACGATATTtattgttattgaaaatatatttcacagtgatttagatggtacaatgattccctacactactcagtgcttgttttctcactGAAATGGAGCGAACagtgtagaattttagcaaccaggaaatgacagagcggtttccactagataatacagccacaaagtgaaaacagcctTCCCATTTTGACAACAGATGCGGCTCGGGTGGGAGAAATCAATAggcgaatatcacagccaatcacaacactggcgggtaagtaatactgtgaagcactatcattccactattactacagatatattatggacatttttttaaaattacaatgcaaaaataaACTACAAATCCTGTGTAGCACCTTTAAAACACAGTGTGACATTGTTTCAAAATGTAAAACAAGATTGTGCACTGAAATATCTCCTTCGGTTAGTAGCCACCATACTCCTGAGTAGGTTAGTAAATGTCACTCACCCTCCACTCGGTACACCTCACATTCAGTCAACTGCAGGTCGTCGCCATGCATATCTGCTGCTTCAAAGTTGTAGCTGATCCCTGCGTTATATTGGACTGTAGCTGTGTTATTGAACAGAAACACCAAGGCACCAAAATTCGGGCCAGTGTTTCCATTTGTGAAACCATACTGGCCATTGGCACTAGACACACGCAGTGCCTTTTTTCTTTCGTCATTGATGCTGTAGAGGAAGGCTTTGTCGTCATTAATAGGCTGTCCATTCTGAGTGTAGTCTTTGCTTGTGTAGGCTCCGAACAGGAAGCCAGCCTTGTTGTAGGCAGCGACTACAGTGGGTCCCTGGCTGTCGCAGCGTGCGTGAAAGGCTGCAGCTGTGTAACCTTGGACACTGGCTTTGTAGAGCAGACTGAGTCTGACATGGCCGAACAGAGACAACAGCTTCTTCTCCTGATCACCAGATAGACTGGATGTTACCACACTCATGATGACACCCAGGAGGTTTGGTAGGAAAGAGACCTGATaggaaatacataaataaataatgtgCAAGGTTAAAAGAAAAACATAAAAATCCTAAATCTGGTTCTTGCTGTCGCCTTTCCTGGCCATGTGGCTTGACCATACAGGAAAGCCAGCTCTGCCCTGGTTAAGACATAAAACCAGTCGCAGGGGCTTTCCTTTGTGGTCAAGCCACATGGCCAGGAAAAGTGACAGCAGAACCAGACTTAAGATGTTGAGATTGGTGTGACATTGTTTCAAAATGTAAAACAAGATTGTAcactgaaatatattttttaacattatGTGTGGTTAGGAGCCACTATACTCCTAAGTAGATTGGAAAATGTCACTCACCCTCTACTCTGTACACCTATTTAATTAGCAAGGTCTCGTGGCAAGCTTGAGGTTTGTTCCAGCTGTTACTTTCGGTTCCAGAATGTACTTTCCAAGATGTCTTATAGACAACCTGAAGCTTGCCTAAATGGTTAAAttcaagtattattatattatttaaagcTATCCAATGGACATTTCAATATACCCACTTATTCTTAAATcatataacttagaaatgcctcatgagctcagtacAACTGTCTTAATCCATCATCATAACCCATAAGGTTGTTTTAATAtttgcatttttttttatttctaaaCAAATAATGTATAGTTTCAAAATACTATTTTAATATAATGTTTACCTCATGGTCTACCATCCGTAGCTCTATCTAAGAATGTACTAAACTCCAGCCCCACCCTTCAGCTTTATAGCAAAAAGACAGACAGGTCACCATTTGGCTGAAAAACGAATTAAGGATTGTGCTTTTAATGTCAGCTAGCTATATGTTTAACAGTCCAACAGGCACACTACGCAATAACACACAGAGGGGAATCAGGTCCTTGACCAACTTACCTGCAAATGATCCAGATGGACTGTATGTCTCTCCGTTGAGGCAAACAACCAGATTAAAAATGAAAAGGAAGTTGACTACATTCCAGGTACTTTCCTAAAGGAACggtgcaggaatgcccacatgcagaaACGCCCCGAATTGCGGGCTGCAGTTGTACACTATTGGGAGTCCTTTGGAGTCTTAAATTTCACTTTCACATTTATAAGTTTAACTTCTAAAGGTAAAACGGCCAGTGGCCAACCAGTGCCTGCTGTCCCTGCAGTGTGTTCAGGGACCACCTTTTCCAATTCAACATGTTGAAACTTGTCCCCTCCAGTCCCCGTCCCCCCAGTCCCCAGAGTGTGTGGCGAGCCAGTGAAAAATATTgagggtgtcacggtttcggccgaggctgctcctcctcctggttcgggcaggcttcggcggtcgtcgtccccggagtactagctgccaccgatcgatgtttcatgttcgtttggttttgtctttatgttgtacacctgtgtcttgttagtcctcgttagtgtcgtatttagttctcgttggttgtgtttgtctttgtgtgtgattgctaatctgttttcgtgttggagctacgtacttccctccagtgttttggagagggttttcgcacatgttagtgcgccgtttgtttgacgcctgtgtgcgccgtgatttcgccttcgggcttattgtgcttattttctacgtgattattgcactaaagtcttttggactgagcttctgcgtcctgcgcttgattcatgcaccacacccaccttcagcaccccttgacagaggGGTTGGTGATATGGAAGTGGTACAGACCCATGACCGTCAGAAAGACCCTATACCTTCCACCTCTAAAATGCTAATATCAGATTTAACAAGCCCTGATTCGCATTTGCATGTCCCTGAAAATCTGAGGACAGATAGTCGGCAGTGGGACAGACAACGTGCAGAAGAAAAACACAGCTAGCTCTTGTGGTCTTGTCGATTTGGACTTGCAATTTGTAGAAATCAGTTTACAGATGGCAACAAAAATGTAATAGAGCACAACTTTTAATTAATGTCATTAATGTCACTGTTTTTCATTTATCCAGTTTTTTCAATACAGAGCACTGGAAAAAGATAAAGTATAAACAACACCTCAGTATAATTAATATTGTGTAAATTACCACCTGCGCTTGTTTAACATTAATTTATCATAATAACaatacatgccatttagcagatgtttttatccGAAGCTAATGTATGCGTGCAGAATAAACTGAAAGAGCTTAAAATGTGTCAATTTCAAAAACGCTTTGGGGTTGTGGTGGATGGCAGAATGGAAGGTACATTGTGTGCTTGTTTTTGTCAGAATGGGGTTCTCTTTGAATAACTCATCAGTCATTGGCGAGGACTGTTCATCATTCTGTTGGAAAACAGGGCAGTTTGGCCGAGGGTTGCACATTCAAGAACACAGAGCAGCTGTAACATACTGCCACCTACTGGAAACAGATGACAAACACCCTAGAGAACTAAATGGATGCAATCATACCCACAAAAAAGTTCCATTACAGGTGAAAGGTTATTTGAACTGAATAATGTATGTATTGGGCATCTTCCACATGAACCAGTTGCAAGCAAGCCTAACCCGAGTTATGACGCATTTCAGAACACCAGGTTTGAGACATCTTGGGTATTTTACTgtaaaagctttgaaatttgaaattgGCACGGCTATTTGAATTAAATCAGAAGCCATGCCTGTACAGCAACAACTTGGAGCCTGTTTAACACATGCTTTTGCATACAGTGTTCTAAGACTTATTACCACGCTGTACATGATGGTGGCGATTCTGTACATTGAATCAACAAATCATGAAGGATAATACTTTATGCACTAATTTGTCATGTGCAGTATGTGCTTGTGCTCAGGAATTAATGGTCTTAGTGGACAACATGTACATGTCAGATAAGGAAGAAGAAATAGCTATGTCACAAGGTAATTTGAAAAAGGCCAATTAGATTATGACAGCTATAAAACAATCttgaatttaaaaaaataagactACAGAGGACAGGAGAGTGCAAATGAGGGCAGTACTTCCTggaatacacaaacacacagaggatAGAATAAAGGTAACAGGAAATATATGAGCCACATGCATTTCTATTGACAGCAGTTTTCATTTGGATGCATAGGATGCATTAGCAGTTGTGAActacggtgccttcagaaagaattcataccccttaacttattccatattttgttttgttatgtattcacacccctgagtcaatacatgttagaataatctttggcagcgataacagctgtgagtctttctgggtaagtctctaagagcaagttggttgttaatcattgctagacatccattttaaagtattgccatagattttcaagctgatttaagtcaaatctgtaactaggccactcaggaatattcaatgttgtcttggtaagcaactccagtgtgtatttggccttgaattttaggttattgtcctgctgaaaggtgaatttgtgtcCCAGTGAATGTTGGAAAGCAgcctaaaccaggttttcctctaagatttagcctgtgcttatttatttattctgtttatttttatccaaaaaaaaaccctagtccctgccgatgacaagcatacccataacatgggccccgtgtagctcagttggtagagcatggcgcttgcaacggcagggttgtgggttcgattcccacgggggggtatgatttgtattttttttgaaaaaaagaaataataatgtatgcattcactaactgtaagtcactctggataagagcgtctgctaaatgactaaaatgtaaatgtaatgatgcaCCCACCATCATGCtttaaaatatgaagagtggtactcattgatgtgttgtgttggatttgccccaaacataacgcaaatgtattcaggacataaagttaatttctttgccacattttttgcagttttaatttagtgccttattgcaaacaggatgcatgttttggaatatttgtatatttgaattctgtacaggcttccttcttttcactctgtcatttaggttagtattgtggagtaactacaatgttgttgatccatcctcacttTTCACCAATCACAGCGattaaactctttaactgtttaaaagtcaccATTGTCCTCATGGTGAAAACCCTGAGAGGTTTTCTTCCTCTTCGGTAGTAactgggtgcattgatacaccatccaaagtgtaaataataacttcaccatgctcaaagggattttcaaggtgcccttctttgcgaggcattgtaaaacctccctggtctttgtgtttgaatctgtgtttgaaattcactgctcgactaaggggccttacagataattgtatgtgtggggtacacagGTAGTCATTCTGTTGGTGGTTCTTTGCACAGTGCTGGTTTGTTGTTATTAAAATAGACTATAGATCAGAAAATGACACCGACAACCAATTCCAAATATATGAAAAAACCTTTAGTAATGCAATTGCAGACAGTAGTTAATACAGAGACAATAGCAAAATGTAGCTCTTCAAAAGTTCTGCAAAGTGTCTAAAACAATCTCTGCTTTTTATACTAGCACTCTCTTCCCATAGCGTGATGTTTACCCCTGACCCTGAACTTAGTTTCAGGGGGTGAGGTGTCAGACAATAAAACGAGACATGTCTAAAGACAATGTGGCAATTGTGGTTGCAGGTTTCTGAGAACTTTCTGCTGTCAAGACCTCCATAGTTTTTAATAATGTAAGCAAATGcgcataatatataatatattcccCATCATTCCCCTCTTTGAGACTTCTAAGTCTCAACAAAATCTAGGAATTTTAAAACCATCCAGTGAAAACATCCTTCCATATAAATATCAGTTGACTTACAACCATTCATCCGAGTCCCCATAGAGGTGGGCAGAAGTGACCAAAACAGGCCCAGAGGTCTCAGCATAGTAATTCAACTCAACCTGTTGATCTATGTGGAGGACCATAAGGCCAGGGACAAATTTGTTAATTATACATTTTCCCATacaacacaaaacacaaacaCCAATAAGGAGTAAAAACAGGGGCAGAAGGATTGGTAACAGCCAGGTGAGCAGTTTGGTTCCCCATTCCCCAAAGGTGGAAGTCAACCAGGAAGAGAACCAATCATTTTTGCTTGGGGCTACTGTATCAACCAAATTGCTTATTTCATTAATTATTTCAGTCATGTTGTCAGATGAATCAGGGAGCAGTATTACACACTGTCCACTAACGGTTAACCCCAATGCCGAGCAATATCCCCCTGGTATGCCAAGAGATAGTCTAAAGCCATTTCCTGCTGAGCTACCACAGCTTTTAAGTTCTGTACATCAAGGGAGAGTTGGTGAAACCTTTAACAGTAACAGAAACCTTCAGTTTCACCCAGTCACCGATTTGGACAGGGATTTCATCTCTTTCCTCTCCGTCTGGCACCTCCTGGGCTTTCCTAAAGTGAGAATATAGAGACCTAACAGGTTAGTTCCCTCATATATCCTAACAGGTCATCTTCCAGTCTAGGCAAGTCAGTCTGTTTGTCAGTCATGGGCCTATGAGATGTTACATTCATGGGACGGCCTGTTAACATCTCATGAGGGCTATACTCAGTGCCTCTGGGGCTGCTTCGCATTTTCATCAGCACTGAGGTACTGTCTGCAGACAAGATTTCTGGGATTACGAATCTAGGGAATAGTTCCCTTACCAGAATTTTAGCTACTGTTTTAGCATCACAGTGGGTAGTAGGAAATGCCTCTACCCATCTTGTGAATCGGTCAATTATTACTAAACAATAGCgctttctctcctttctttcaGTCATATCAATAAaatccatttcaatgtgtgtaaATGGGCCACTAGGTGAGGGGAAATGACCAGGTTTAAGTGGTGTCCCCTTGGCAATGTTGTATTGTATGCACGTGACGCATTTAAAAATGTGTTGTTTCACATGTTCTGTTACATTTGGGCAAAACCAATCTTGTGAAATCTTGGTTACCATATCCTCTCTTGACGAATGACACATCCCATGTGGCATTCGGCAAACTGACAGGATAAGCTGTGTTGGCAACACAGGTTTACCTGAAAGGTGTTGTCTCCAGAGGCCTTCAGGGCCCCGGGAGCAACCTCTGGCCTCCCAAAGGGAGTGAGACATGTGGTCAGTCGCCTGTTGTTGTTGCAAATCAACAACAGGGGAGGCCACAGCAGAAGCCAGATACACAGCATGGGTGTGACTCCTTGCAGCATCAGCTTTAGCAGTAATGTCAGCAAGGTCATTTCCTTTACTGGCCTCATCTTGGTTACCTGTATGGGCCTGGACTTTAAGAATGGCCAATTTAGCAGGAAATTTCATAGCCGAAATAAGAGCCAAAACAAATTATTTGTTCTTAATAGGAGTCCCTGATGCATTGGTGAAACCTCTAGCCTTCCAAACACCTGCCCATGATAAACATACACCAACTGCGTAGGCAGAGTCTGAATAAATGTTGACTGTTTTTCCTTCAGCAGCCTCACAGGCTGTGGTGAGAGCTAGCAACTCTGCTTTTTGTGCAGAGAAATGATCAGGGAGGGACTGCTCTATGTGTAGTGATTTAACTATAGTTGTTACAGCAAAACCTGCATGTTTCCTTCCTGTCGTCTGATCAACGTAAGCCGACCCATCTAAGAAAAGTGTCATGTCAGCCAACTCAAGAGGTTCAACAAATAGGTCAGGTCTTGCTTTTGCATCAAGTTCGATTAGTTCAGTACACACATGTGGGGTCCTTAGCCAGTTCCATCTCGGCCTCTTCTGAAGCCTGGCTGTGGTGCCCAACGTCCCTGGTCCACAGCAGTGAGGCACTGGTGTCTCATATGTCCAGATATACCACATCCCCAGCAGACTATAGGCTCACCTATGTGCCTCCTCTGGTAGGTTTGATGGGGCTGGAATGGCTGTGGATTACCATAAGGCTGTGGTGGAAACTGTACCTGTTGGGCTGGAGGGGCTGCAGGAGGCCATGGCTGTGGAACAGGTGTCGGGGCTGGAGCAGGTGCTGGGGTGCGCAGCATCATTGTGTCTGGTTTGTTACTTTTCTCCAGTGCGGCCAGTTGGGCCTTCTGCAGTTGAGTTTGCAGGCCTGTTTTCTTTGATTTCTCCTCTGCCTTTGTCTTCTTCCAGAATTTGCAGTGGTGTCTCATGTAGTCTTCTTTCTCAGGGACATCTTTGCGGTCCCAGCCAACCACTTCTTTCAGTTTCAGTTGTACCGCTTCTGGTAGGTTTCTGCAGGTTCTGTCATAGAATAGTTATTCAGTGGTTAGGGTGTTATCATACCTTTCACCAGTCTCATTTCTTCTTGTTTCTTCATTCTCTCCACATCATCGTAGTATTTATGTCGGAGTGCCAGCTCTTCAGCTGCTATTCTGTCTTCCATATCATCCCATCTTATCTTGTATTCGCTTTCTCTTCTCCGTCTttcctcttcatcctctctctctctatccctttgtCTTgcatcccctctctcttttccctgcGTCTTTCATCCTCTTTCTCAAACATTTCTTTATTTCTCTGCCACCTTGCTTCGCTTTCTTTCagcccctccctcctttcttcttctcttcttcggTCCTCTTGTTGTTCTCCCATCACCGACCACCCTGTCCTTACATATGGATACTTTGGCTTGGTAG contains:
- the LOC123491391 gene encoding interferon-induced protein 44-like isoform X1 — translated: MSVVTSSLSGDQEKKLLSLFGHVRLSLLYKASVQGYTAAAFHARCDSQGPTVVAAYNKAGFLFGAYTSKDYTQNGQPINDDKAFLYSINDERKKALRVSSANGQYGFTNGNTGPNFGALVFLFNNTATVQYNAGISYNFEAADMHGDDLQLTECEVYRVEDVGGRLTKPWRNMQWTAERKRQLKEKIQNYKSDVKSVSQVRVLLVGPVGAGKSSFFNSVNSVFRGNMTSQAICGSAGTSLTTQFRTFTIKSGKSGEPIPLILCDTMGMEEASGAGLDMEDIVSIYKGHVQDRYQFNPMTPLSEDVPGYRKHVSLKDQIHCVVYVVDACRVSLMSAKIVEKFAAIRKKTNQIGIPQLVLLTKVDEACPLVSEELQNVYLSHYIQRKIQELSASLGIPVSGILPVKNYSQELELNQNTDILLLSTLDQMLNYADSFFENQLEKEQEEL
- the LOC123491391 gene encoding interferon-induced protein 44-like isoform X2 gives rise to the protein MQWTAERKRQLKEKIQNYKSDVKSVSQVRVLLVGPVGAGKSSFFNSVNSVFRGNMTSQAICGSAGTSLTTQFRTFTIKSGKSGEPIPLILCDTMGMEEASGAGLDMEDIVSIYKGHVQDRYQFNPMTPLSEDVPGYRKHVSLKDQIHCVVYVVDACRVSLMSAKIVEKFAAIRKKTNQIGIPQLVLLTKVDEACPLVSEELQNVYLSHYIQRKIQELSASLGIPVSGILPVKNYSQELELNQNTDILLLSTLDQMLNYADSFFENQLEKEQEEL